The following are from one region of the Salvia hispanica cultivar TCC Black 2014 chromosome 1, UniMelb_Shisp_WGS_1.0, whole genome shotgun sequence genome:
- the LOC125202685 gene encoding NPL4-like protein 1, which yields MMIRIRSRDGLERVSIDNPRATVAALKSGIESQLRVPVQAQILSTNQNLLLAKSQTDLTRFTDMIDPNTALAALNIGHGSIVYLAYEGERTVAGPAFHPSGSFGKKMTMDDLIAKQMRITHQENPHCELVSFDRDAANAFQQYVNESLAFAVKRGGFMYGTVSEEGKVEVDFIYEPPQQGTEENLILLRDPDEENLVEAIALGLGMRKVGFIFTQTVSQDKKDYTMSNSEVLQAVELQAEGDLKEWVTAVVKLEVSEDGSAAVHFEAFQMSDMCVRLFKEGWFERDLKEEIDPKLSRMTKDVVVGGKDTKDVDNDFFMVVVKIADHQGPLSSTFPIENRIITVTMRALKNHLDRAKNLPFVKRISDFHLLLLLARFLDVNSDVPALAGCVQTQSIVPEGYQILIESLAAAS from the exons ATGATGATCAGAATCCGGAGCCGCGACGGTCTTGAGCGGGTCTCAATCGACAACCCTCGCGCCACCGTCGCGGCGCTCAAGTCCGGGATCGAATCCCAGCTCCGGGTTCCCGTGCAAGCCCAGATTCTCTCCACCAATCAAAATTTGCTTCTTGCGAAATCCCAAACCGATCTGACCCGGTTCACCGACATGATCGACCCGAACACCGCGCTGGCCGCTCTCAACATCGGCCACGGCTCCATCGTGTATCTCGCCTACGAGGGCGAGCGGACGGTGGCGGGGCCGGCCTTCCACCCTTCGGGGTCGTTCGGGAAGAAGATGACGATGGACGATTTAATTGCCAAGCAGATGAGGATCACGCACCAGGAGAACCCCCATTGCGAGCTCGTCTCGTTCGATCGCGATGCCGCGAATGCTTTCCAGCAATACGTGAACGAAAGCTTGGCTTTTGCGGTGAAGCGCGGTGGTTTTATGTACGGGACGGTGTCGGAGGAGGGGAAGGTGGAGGTGGATTTCATCTATGAGCCGCCGCAGCAGGGGACGGAGGAGAATTTGATCCTTTTGAGGGACCCTGATGAGGAGAACCTGGTTGAGGCGATAGCTTTGGGGCTGGGGATGAGGAAGGTGGGGTTTATATTCACCCAGACGGTTAGCCAAGATAAGAAGGACTACACGATGTCGAATTCGGAGGTTTTGCAGGCGGTGGAGCTGCAGGCGGAGGGGGATTTGAAGGAGTGGGTGACTGCCGTGGTGAAGCTGGAGGTGAGTGAGGATGGGTCAGCAGCTGTGCATTTTGAGGCTTTTCAGATGAGTGATATGTGCGTGAGGTTGTTTAAAGAGGGTTGGTTTGAGCGGGATCTCAAAGAGGAGATTGATCCCAAGTTGTCGAGGATGACGAAGGACGTTGTGGTTGGAGGGAAGGACACCAAGGATGTTGACAATGACTTCTTCATGGTGGTTGTCAAGATTGCTGATCACCAG GGCCCACTTTCTTCAACATTTCCTATCGAGAACAGGATCATCACAGTGACAATGAGGGCGTTGAAGAACCATCTGGATCGGGCAAAGAATCTCCCCTTTGTGAAACGGATTTCAGACTTTCATCTGCTGCTGTTGCTCGCGAGGTTTCTAGACGTGAACTCTGATGTCCCAGCATTAGCTGGGTGTGTGCAGACACAGTCCATAGTGCCAGAAGGTTACCAGATATTGATTGAGTCGCTGGCCGCTGCCTCTTAG
- the LOC125207640 gene encoding tRNA (guanine(26)-N(2))-dimethyltransferase isoform X2, with translation MLSLQLKSPIIFIPLNFKTLNPPKIKCCKSEIQTERGHSFDTGGTFFRHESATGRDLGVLAAAVYKRDHNALRVLDAMCGCGIRSLRYLAEADADFVLANDANPDYGELISANLGNAGVGGERWEVKHLDANRLLTERYLERDYFDLIDVDSFGSDSTFLRSAMCSVKLDGLLYLTCTDGYSSGGHRPQHTLAAYGAYVKPMPYSNEIGLRMLIGGALREASVLGYHVVPLFSCYSYHGPVFRAMLQLRRGKFPFKRHYGFISYCTQCGNSQSISWDKLGQMRCTCDDIPGSLVVSGPLWTGPLHKTSFLTDMVNLAEKWGWIGNGTGKRMETMLKIMIDESDPLLPFGYIKLDEVFMKFLPNCGLWPLKSQEYQNEQR, from the exons ATGTTATCTCTTCAGCTAAAATCCCCAATTATTTTCATCCCTCTCAATttcaaaaccctaaaccctcCAAAAATCAAATGCTGCAAATCCGAAATCCAAACCGAGAGGGGCCACTCTTTCGACACCGGCGGCACCTTCTTCCGCCACGAGAGCGCCACCGGTCGAGACCTCGGCGTGCTTGCCGCCGCCGTTTACAAGAGAGACCACAATGCCCTCCGGGTGCTCGACGCAATGTGCGGCTGCGGAATCCGCTCCCTGCGCTACCTGGCGGAAGCTGACGCCGACTTCGTGCTGGCCAACGACGCGAATCCGGACTATGGAGAGCTTATTTCGGCCAATTTGGGGAATGCCGGAGTCGGAGGGGAGAGGTGGGAGGTGAAGCACCTGGACGCGAATCGGCTTCTGACGGAACGTTATTTGGAAAGGGATTATTTTGACTTGATTGATGTGGATTCTTTTGGAAGCGACTCCACTTTCTTGAGGTCTGCCATGTGTTCTGTCAAGCTGGATGGGCTTTTGTATCTCACTTGCACGGATGGATACTCCTCTGGTGGGCACCGTCCTCAGCA TACCTTGGCTGCTTATGGAGCTTATGTGAAGCCAATGCCATATTCAAATGAGATTGGATTGAGAATGCTTATAGGTGGTGCTTTGCGTGAAGCTTCTGTGTTGGGCTATCATGTGGTTCCACTTTTCTCCTGCTACTCATACCATGGCCCTGTGTTTCGAGCAATGCTCCAACTTAGGCGTGGCAAGTTTCCCTTTAAGAG GCATTATGGTTTCATCAGCTACTGTACTCAATGTGGGAATTCTCAGTCTATCTCATGGGATAAACTCGGTCAAATGAGATGCACTTGCGATGAT attcCTGGCTCACTTGTTGTTTCAGGGCCCCTTTGGACTGGGCCTCTTCACAAGACTTCTTTTTTAACTGACATGGTGAACTTGGCTGAAAAGTGGGGCTGGATAGGAAATGGAACAGGAAAACGTATGGAAACTATGCTAAAGATTATGATTGATGAGAGTGATCCGTTGTTGCCATTTGGGTACATCAAACTGGATGAGGTATTCATGAAGTTTCTACCTAATTGTGGACTTTGGCCTCTCAAGAGTCAAGA GTATCAAAACGAGCAAAGATGA
- the LOC125207640 gene encoding tRNA (guanine(26)-N(2))-dimethyltransferase isoform X1: MLSLQLKSPIIFIPLNFKTLNPPKIKCCKSEIQTERGHSFDTGGTFFRHESATGRDLGVLAAAVYKRDHNALRVLDAMCGCGIRSLRYLAEADADFVLANDANPDYGELISANLGNAGVGGERWEVKHLDANRLLTERYLERDYFDLIDVDSFGSDSTFLRSAMCSVKLDGLLYLTCTDGYSSGGHRPQHTLAAYGAYVKPMPYSNEIGLRMLIGGALREASVLGYHVVPLFSCYSYHGPVFRAMLQLRRGKFPFKRHYGFISYCTQCGNSQSISWDKLGQMRCTCDDIPGSLVVSGPLWTGPLHKTSFLTDMVNLAEKWGWIGNGTGKRMETMLKIMIDESDPLLPFGYIKLDEVSKRAKMNSSRLDTILNALHKEGYAASRSHIATNAIKTNCSMVDCVRLAKGLRQAADETLHSCIEA; the protein is encoded by the exons ATGTTATCTCTTCAGCTAAAATCCCCAATTATTTTCATCCCTCTCAATttcaaaaccctaaaccctcCAAAAATCAAATGCTGCAAATCCGAAATCCAAACCGAGAGGGGCCACTCTTTCGACACCGGCGGCACCTTCTTCCGCCACGAGAGCGCCACCGGTCGAGACCTCGGCGTGCTTGCCGCCGCCGTTTACAAGAGAGACCACAATGCCCTCCGGGTGCTCGACGCAATGTGCGGCTGCGGAATCCGCTCCCTGCGCTACCTGGCGGAAGCTGACGCCGACTTCGTGCTGGCCAACGACGCGAATCCGGACTATGGAGAGCTTATTTCGGCCAATTTGGGGAATGCCGGAGTCGGAGGGGAGAGGTGGGAGGTGAAGCACCTGGACGCGAATCGGCTTCTGACGGAACGTTATTTGGAAAGGGATTATTTTGACTTGATTGATGTGGATTCTTTTGGAAGCGACTCCACTTTCTTGAGGTCTGCCATGTGTTCTGTCAAGCTGGATGGGCTTTTGTATCTCACTTGCACGGATGGATACTCCTCTGGTGGGCACCGTCCTCAGCA TACCTTGGCTGCTTATGGAGCTTATGTGAAGCCAATGCCATATTCAAATGAGATTGGATTGAGAATGCTTATAGGTGGTGCTTTGCGTGAAGCTTCTGTGTTGGGCTATCATGTGGTTCCACTTTTCTCCTGCTACTCATACCATGGCCCTGTGTTTCGAGCAATGCTCCAACTTAGGCGTGGCAAGTTTCCCTTTAAGAG GCATTATGGTTTCATCAGCTACTGTACTCAATGTGGGAATTCTCAGTCTATCTCATGGGATAAACTCGGTCAAATGAGATGCACTTGCGATGAT attcCTGGCTCACTTGTTGTTTCAGGGCCCCTTTGGACTGGGCCTCTTCACAAGACTTCTTTTTTAACTGACATGGTGAACTTGGCTGAAAAGTGGGGCTGGATAGGAAATGGAACAGGAAAACGTATGGAAACTATGCTAAAGATTATGATTGATGAGAGTGATCCGTTGTTGCCATTTGGGTACATCAAACTGGATGAG GTATCAAAACGAGCAAAGATGAACTCCTCTCGTTTGGACACTATTTTGAATGCTTTGCACAAG GAAGGTTATGCCGCCAGTAGGTCACATATTGCCACCAACGCAATCAAGACAAACTGCTCTATGGTTGATTGTGTAAGGCTTGCAAAGGGACTTCGACAGGCTGCTGATGAAACGTTGCATAGTTGCATTGAAGCATAG